Proteins found in one Streptomyces sp. NBC_00461 genomic segment:
- a CDS encoding integrase core domain-containing protein: MRTQAEKVPRIPLYSEQHARHVLTEYAAHYNSGRPHRALQLRAPADDPDASPFPVQRVHCHNVLGGLIHEYRNTA; this comes from the coding sequence CTGAGGACCCAGGCAGAGAAAGTCCCCCGGATACCCCTCTACAGCGAGCAGCACGCCCGGCACGTGCTCACCGAGTATGCCGCGCACTACAACAGCGGCAGGCCTCACCGGGCACTGCAGCTTCGCGCCCCCGCCGACGACCCCGACGCCAGCCCCTTCCCCGTTCAGCGCGTCCACTGCCACAACGTCCTTGGCGGACTCATCCACGAGTACCGCAATACCGCTTGA